AATCATCGAGAgagtttgaatttattataacttATCTTGATAATATTTATCCAGGATATGATAAtctcaaaatatttattatctTAATCCAGATAATATTCTTGATTtatcttatttaattaaatatgttaATCAATATTTaatcataattaattaaattatgtaaAATAATCAAACAGGGCTAAGTTTGGTTATCCCAGCTCCGCAttgtataattttaaaaatggaATGAGGGTCGGAGTTTGTAATAGTGGCCCCTCactgttcaaattttttttatatatttttgttttcaacATTTGCTTTAATTTGTCATTTGTTTTCATCCCAgcaattaaattattttgtgtATTAACATTGTAGACCAATTCgtttggtattttttttaaaaaaaattatcacgAAAATAGAAATTATATGCCTAGGGATGCCTCCacgtaattaaattttaatcatttaaaataaagaaattaTAGGCTAATTGTGCAAACAACAAATTCATTATGACACAGAAGACTCACCTGCCCTAACATTTCATTCGCTCCCAAGCACATCGAACGCATCACTATCTTTGTTATGATGACTTAATTACACATTAATCCAATTAACACCCATTTTTTCGACAAGCTTATGATGAATTACAGCCTAATCAATTACAAACTTAGAGCGTATTGGCAACTATTGATGACACGTACGTAGTAAAACTTTATAATTACACGTAAATATGATTGACCATGACAATTATTGTAACATTTTAGTGGTTATCATTTCAATTTGATGATTACGAGAATCAAAGTGCTTTATTTCGGAGTAAAACTAATCATGACATAATTGACGGATCCACACAccacaaatttatatatatgcatgcGTGTCAATATATCCAAATCCATATTAATTGAAGTGATTAGAagttaattataaaataaaataataatatacgatgattattttaaaattccgTGGGTAGGTGTGaggaaaattataattatgcaAGCAGGGAGTAAAAGTAAGCAACTGTATGCTTTAGAGACCCTTACGCTTAAACCTTGCCAACCCCATTATATTCATTCCCATACTAAAAGAGTCGTAAAACAAATGAGCACAACCCCTCTTAATTCTATAAATacacaaattttaattaatttttattgcatCCTATATTCATGCCTCTTGCACCacaattaataatattaatcaATCATATCCAACAAAGTTCATTTTTAGATATCATTGATTGTTCTTTTCTATAAATATACGAGGAATTTTTTCTACAAAAATATGAGTCCTGAAGATCATTATAATTTGCCATACTTAATCATTATGCTTTTGTCTTTAAGCCCATGTTGCATTTCTAGAATTCATAAAGATTTACACGACAATTACATTGAAGAAGTAGATCATGGTGGAGCTTATTCTTCATACTATAACCCGATAAGAGGTGTCAAATTTTGTAACTCAGGGAACTTTCCCTATTTCAAGAAGCTGACAAGACTTGTGTCATCAGATAAAACAGTTGATGTACTCAATTATGGAGCTAAAGGTGATGGAAAAACTGATGATAGTAAGGTAAAGTGCTGAACCTGCATGCCCTCCTTTGTTTAAATATATGCTGAAAATAATACACGCATTTGTTATATACATGCATGTGATCAGGCATTTCAGAAGGCGTGGAAAGAAGCTTGTTCATTGTCATCAAAAGTTAAATTTGTGGTGCCAAGTACAAAATCCAATTCTTATCGTTTGAAACCGATAAGGTTTAAAGGCCCTTGCAAATCAGACATTACAGTGCAGGCAAGAACAATTTAAATATATGGATACATGTGCTACAAACTTTATTCAAAATTACTTTATACACATATGCATACAGATTGCTGGAACCATAATCGCATCAGATGATCGTTCCAACTATAAGAAAGATGCCAGACATTGGCTTGTTTTTGAAAAAGTGACTAATCTGTCGGTTGGAGGAGGTGGAACCATTGATGGAAATGGAAATGTTTGGTGGGAGAATTCTTGCAAAATAAATAAGAAGAAGgtgacaattttttattttttaaaaaaaagttcatgcattatatATTCAATCCTTTTATATCACATACATGATCACTTGCTATTATATAGCTTGAACTAACGATTCTGTatcttttttccttttctttccattttttcttttaatttgcaGCCATGCAAGGGTGCTCCAACGGTACTGTTTCACACgtcttcatttttcttcttattcatctaaatataaatttaaaagggTTTACTTATGTTGCCATTTTActatatatatgaaattttagatttttgaCAGTGGCCGATCAATCTAATTAGTCCCATAAAATTATAGTAAATAATTTAGGAAAAATTGTCAAATCCATCATGTAAATTGTCATGTTCTAATGTATCAAAGTtggatctaattttttttaatttatttttagccTTATTTCACCGGATAGCTAATGTGGAGCCGAAAAATACTTACGTGTACAGTACCATAAAATGATTACATGTCTGATGTCATGTCAGCACTCTGACAAAATATATCTAAAAACGAACAAAAAACAAAGTTATATGAATAAAAACCAACTTTGATAAGTTAGAATATGAAAACGAAAAATATGATAGCTTAGTAGACTAAATTGACTATTTACCCTAATTTTCAGGAGTAATATTTCATATTTGGTTAACATAATTTTTTTGCAGATTGAAATAGGTAGATCCAGTATCTTAAATTAAAACATGTGTGTGTATGTGCGTGTGCCCTCGATTGGTCTCATATAGATGAATTAAGTGCAGGCTTTAACCTTCTACAAGTGCAAAAATTTAGTGGTGAAGGATCTGAGGATCCAAAATGCCCAACAAATGCATGTGTCCTTTCAAAATTGTACATATGTGGAAGCTTCCAATCTTGTGGTACATGCTCCAGAGGGAAGTCCTAATACTGATGGAATCCATATCACTGCCACTCAAAACATTCAAATCACAAATACCACCATAGCCACAGGTACGTACGTATTTCGTCAACATTAATTTGATCTCACAAGATCATTAATTAATATAGTATATATCTGTAATCACAATCGGCTGGCAAATTGAAACTTGGAAGATTATAAGTTCCATTAATATTGTATTATTGACGTGTCATGCCACATTTGATCCTATTTGAAACTGAATAATTTCTTTCTTGGATAAATTAAGGTGATGACTGCATTTCCGTAGCGAATAGATCGGAGAAGATTCAAGCCACCAACATCACATGTGGACCTGGCCATGGCATCAGGTTCGATGGGAGTCAATATCCaccattattttaatttagtgTTCAGCATAAATATCGACGTACGTGCATTGACTTGAGTACCGATTAATTGAAATCAGTATTGGAAGCTTAGGTTCGAGAAATTCAAAAGCTCAAGTCTCAGATGTCGTGGTTAATGGAGCAAAGATTTTTGGAACCACAAACGGGGTTAGAATTAAAACATGGCAGGTGCATATATAATATACTTGAACCTAGTTAGTATAAGTATGCACCGAGCCGCGAATTGCCAAACCATgcatgcatgtgtatatatagcTTTTTTGTGATCATGTATTACTAGTTATATCGATTaattcctatatatatatatatatatatatatatatatatatatatatatatatatatatatatatatatatagggtgGGTCGGGAAGTTCAAGCAACATCACTTTTCAAAACGTGGAGATGAAAGATGTGAAAGACCCAATAATCATAGACCAAAATTATTGTGATCAAGATGGTCCTTGCAAACAACaggtaaattaaaaaattataagtatcaccatgcatatatataattaaaacccGAAGAAAATTATAAGTATCACCATGcatatatatttaattcattttCAGAGCTCCGCCGTACAAGTAAAAAATATCGTCTATCGAAACATCACCGGAACAAGTGCATCCAAAGTAGCTATCGACTTCGACTGCAGTCAAAGCCATCCATGCCAAGGGATAGTGCTGCAAAATGTGAATTTGGCGGGCAATGAAGATATTGGTGTTGAAAAAGTTACAGCAGTTTGCAACAACGTTAACGTAAGAAATGTGGGGACAGTTTCACCGCGATGCCCTAAAAAGTAAATTCTCAAGtcatattttgaatttataaacATGATCATAGTTATTTGTTTATTCCTTAGAAATTAACATAATAAATGATTCCTTGTAAAATAAATGATACGTATGCAATAATCATTGGGTTGTTTGTCGTCAATTGTAAAATGTTTCCCATGATGTGTTTGTAAATTTATATTGGACATATATATATTGTGGAAAAatctaatttaataaataaattatttgatttaatcaCTGGTGCAATTAATATAGTGATACCCTTCCGGGCCCGAGTCCTCTTTGGACTCAGACGGGGGAAGAAAGACCAAGAACCCAAAGCTGGTCCCTAGAAACTAATAGAAGACAAGATCGAAGCTAGACTGAGTAAAGAAAGAGCACCATGTTTAAACCACGATGGGCATGCATCAACCCAGGAAATCTATCGGACCCCTACCAATTTGTACTAGCTAGCCCAATCCCATGGCCTCAATCGAGCAAGACAAAAAAACTAATTCGATTTATCATTAACTTTTTTTTACCAATAATCATGGGGCATGTCCCCTCCAGGGACCAATGATAAGCTTTGGACCCCAAGATCTGGAGGGCATCAACATACCTCACAATGATGTACTAGTCATAAAAGCCAAGATTTCTAACTATGACGTGAAGCGGGTGTTCGTAGACTCAGGGAGCTCGGTAAACGTCATCTTTTAGGAAGCCCTTGACCAAATGAACTTGAAGGGCTACAAGTTTGAACAAGTATAAATAGCTCTCTTTGGCTTTGCGAGTCACACAGTGAACCCTCCAGGAAAAATAGTGCTTCCCTTAACATTCGGGTCCAAGAAGTTTAGGAAAACAGTCATGGCAACCTTCACAGTGGTGAGTGCGCCTTCCTCATATAACATCTAATAGAAGACCAGCTTGTGGCTTGggcttttattgactctaatgttaaatggtctttattttaaaaatattttacgattttattcaaTTATGGCATTATGTTTTAcatgtatacccatgcaagctgtatagataaagtccttaaaTATACAATAGGTATCATGATGTCTGTCTCGCAatataagatcatgaaactcattaggaagtgtaccgtatattctaaaaaAGTTTCTATTCGAATCAGTcgcctaaaataaggataaagatcgcttgagcttgagattAGTATATGTAATACAAACGTCATGTTTCATTTGCAAGGGCATGGATATGTCCACAGATACGTGATTAT
This is a stretch of genomic DNA from Primulina eburnea isolate SZY01 chromosome 11, ASM2296580v1, whole genome shotgun sequence. It encodes these proteins:
- the LOC140804906 gene encoding polygalacturonase-like — translated: MHVSFQNCTYVEASNLVVHAPEGSPNTDGIHITATQNIQITNTTIATGDDCISVANRSEKIQATNITCGPGHGISIGSLGSRNSKAQVSDVVVNGAKIFGTTNGGGSGSSSNITFQNVEMKDVKDPIIIDQNYCDQDGPCKQQSSAVQVKNIVYRNITGTSASKVAIDFDCSQSHPCQGIVLQNVNLAGNEDIGVEKVTAVCNNVNVRNVGTVSPRCPKK